The Pseudalkalibacillus hwajinpoensis DNA window ATTTTCAGACAAAATGAATCAATTAACATCTGGATAATGGTTATTGTATGAGAATAAGTTGTCGATTCTGTCAATTATCCACGCTATAGCTCATTTAATGACATCTTTCCCCATTAATTCCATAAAGTTCAATTTCTGTCAGAGGGGTTTATTACTCCTTAAGGGTAGGATCAACCAATCTGGAAATTCATTTAGAAGGCAATTGTACAACACTTCATAACACATCCGGTCAATATCTTTTATATGGAAGAAGTTGGCGTTTTCAATAAATCTTCCAGTCATCGTATCTCTAGCTTTTATAGCAATCTAAAATTAGCACCACCAATACCTATGTTCCAGAGGATTATCTGAAGAACGATACGATAGCTTTTAGGTAAGAATTACTTCTTTCTCAATATGACTCGCACGGATTCCAAGAGCTGGTGATAATGGTTGGGTCTCGTGATTCCCATGTAAAAGTAATTTAATTGCTTCATATGGAATATTCACACCTGATAGACAGCTAATATTTAGTCCACCTGCCATGCGAGGATTTATCTCAAGCAGCTTTGGTATACCATTACTAAATTTAACTTGTATATTCGAAATGAAGTCAATGTTGTACTCATTATGTAGCGCACGAGCAAGATCAAGGAGTGCCTTATTATCCTCTAATTCTCTTACTCTACCCTCCACTTTTTTTCGCGGAATGGCCAGATGTAATTCCCCATCATAGGCAAGGCAATCAATACTGTACTCAAAGCCTTCGAGAAACTCAAGAACCATTAATTCTGGGAACGTTTCTTCCTGACTTAAAATAGAGCAGGCATGTTCAAATGAAATGCGTCTCGATATACCTTCTGTCAGCAATTCTTCAATCGTTTCTTGTCCTTCTTTAATGACACGAAAGCCATTCGCTCCTTCACCGATTACGGGCTTGAAACACACAGTATGACCTTTCTTAACGAGGAAGTCGTAGGCTTTTCTAAAATCATGAACATTGTTGACCACAACGTAATCAGGAATAGGGACGAGTGGAATACCTTTTTCTTCTTCACGTTCGGTGATTGACTGGTACATAGCCGCTTTATTATCCATCAATGCCATTAATTCTGCGTCACATACGAGGACTTTAACTCCAATTTCATGAAACCTAAGAAGGTTCTGGGAGATTAGGACATTCTCTTTACGTGGCACGAATACATCTATTCTCTTCTCAATACATACTTGAAGACAGTAATCGATATAAGCTTCACCACTAATGTCAGGTTCAACAAAAGCCTGATCACAATACTGTAAATACAGGGCATCTCTATTCGGATGGGATCCGTATATTTCAAACTTCATTCTATCGTCATTATTTCGAATCAATTCAATGTAATGAGCAACTGTTGTAAACCATCTGTTAAACCAAATTTTCGTCATTTTTTACTCCTTCTATGTTGTTAATGCTATGATCCCGCTACCCAGTTCATTCCCCAGTTATAAGCACGATCAATTTGTTGATGGCCACTGAAGTACTCCACAAGTCTTTCTATTTTAAACGTACTGTTTCTTACGTTCTCTACCATTGCAATAGCACACATATTTTGACCGTTCCGGTGCTCATCCAGTTTCACAATAATATCCTCTCCATTTTGATAGGTGAGGGTAACGACACCATCAGCTTCTGACCAGTTTACAGCGCCTTCGTAAATAAAAGCGTAAATAACAATTCTCTTAATCTCTGAAACCCTACTTCCGTTAATTCTTAGATTTTCTCCGCCTGCTACCGCTCCAGTCCGATCATCAGCGTCTAACTGCATGTATGGAAAGTAATCAAAAGCACCGAACGCATTTCCAAGAGCTTGAACACATCCCTTTTCTCCGTTTTGAAGTTCATATAAACACCCAAGGTCAAGATCCGTCTTCTTGGACTGACCTTTAAATAGCGAGGAAAGAAAGCCTGACTGCCTCTGCTTCTCATCCAGACTCCAATTTAAATTCACAAGAATTTCACCCATTGGTTGATTTGATTTTGAAAGATTAATAGATTCGCCTTTTTTCTTTAATTCAATCATCATAGCATCCCTATTTCAATAAAATCACATTCCAATTTTAAACATTCGACAAAACTACAAAATAGTCCTTTATTCGGCAAAATTAAAATAATTAACTTGTCCTTCTCCAAGTCTCGACAAGATTATCAATTTTTCCCGCAAAAAAAAGTGTGCATCTTCTTAGACACACACTTACTCAAAGCCGTTAATTAATCTGATCTAGTAATCGATAGGCTTCTTCTGTCGTTTTAACACCCAATAGCTTCTGTCTAAATTCATCATCCATCAGCTGACGCGATAGCATCTGTAGGATTTTAAGATGGGCGTCTCCTTCACTTTCTTTTGGAACAGCAATCATAAAGATTAGCCTAGCTTCCGTTCCATCAAGACTGTTCCAGTCGATCCCTTCTCGTTTCACTCCAAACACAACACGAGGTTCACGAACAGCGGAAGATTTTCCGTGTGGTATAGCAATGTTCATTCCAATACCCGTCGAGCTTTCATTTTCGCGACTGATGATAGCTTCTCTGAATAGTGAGCTTGAATCAAGCACGCCTTCTTTTTCTAGCTTTGCAATCATTTCATCGATAACATCATCACGTGTTGAACCCTTCAAGTTAGTATCAATCAATTTCTGATTCGTTATATCTGTGAGTTTGCTAATCTCACCAATAGCAGAAGCAGCTTGATTACTTTGAAGAGATTTTTCTTCTATGTTACTATCCACATCAACTTGTACGCCTGTTCCTGCTACTTCCATGACCGCATCTTTTTTCAAAAGATTAACAAGAATAGCTGTGACGAAAGCACCTGCTATGACAGCAACAAAGAACATTAGGACGTTATCAATGGCTCCTAGTACTGCTACAATCGGTCCACCGTGAGCCACTCTGTCCCCTACATTTCCCATCATCGCAATGACTGAACCTGTAATGGAACCCGCCATAATACTTGGAATCACTCGAAGTGGATCTTGGGCTGCAAACGGAATCGCCCCCTCTGTAATTCCGAAAAGTCCCATAGTAAAGGATGCTTTCCCAGTTTCGCGTTCAGCTTCCTCATATTTACGTTTCTTTAGAAAAGTTGCAAGCCCCATGCCAATCGGCGGAATACAAATGGCAGCAGCGATCGGTCCCATAATTTCGTAATTTCCTTCTCCGATCATGGCTGCCCCAAACAAGAAAGCCACTTTATTAACTGGTCCACCCATATCGAAAGAAATCATAGCACCGAGAATCACAGCTAAGAGAATTGAGCTTGTGCCCTGCATGCCTGCGAGCCAATCTGTTAATGTTACAAATACCTGTGCAACTGGCGCACCTACGATAAATACAAATACAAGACCAACGATCAATGAAGCGAAGACGGGTATGATAATAATCGGCATAATCGGTTGAACTGATTTCGGAACTTTCATCTTCTTAATAGCTAGCGCTACGTATCCTGCAAGAAAACCAGCAATAATACCGCCAATAAATCCAGCTCCCGCTTCACTTCCATAAAAACTTCCATTCGCTGCGATGTAACCGCCTATAATACCTGGTGCGAGTCCTGGACGGTCAGCAATGCTATACGCAATGAATCCCGAAAGAATCGGAATCATAAATGTAAATGACGCACCACCAAGCTGTTCAATCGTTTTCCAGAACGAGTCTTCCGGAATAACAAGACCGCTTTCCGTTGGCTTTCCACCGATTGTCAATGCAATGGCAATTAATAATCCTCCAACAACGATAAACGGGATCATATAGGACACACCGTTCATTAAATGACGGTAAATGGGGTTTTGCTTGTCTTTCTTTTCTTTTTTATACTCATCGATTGATTTACCACCACTAGATTGGAAGACTGGAACTTCACCATTCTGATGCTTCTTAATTAATTCTTCAGGCTTACGGATACCCTCCTGAACTCCCACTACGAGAACTTTCTTTCCGACAAAACGATCTTTTTCTACTGTTTTGTCGGCTGCAATAATGATTCCATCTGCTTCTTGAATATCTTTTTCAGTAAACTTATTTTCCACACCTATTGAACCCTGTGTTTCTACTTTCATATCAACGCCCATCTTGTCGGCCGCTTTCTGAAGATTTTCTGCTGCCATATAGGTGTGCGCTATTCCATTCGGACATGATGTAATCGCTAACAGTTTCATACACGTTCCCTCTCTTCCATCGTAATCGCTTACACCAATAGTAACTGACGATGCTTCAGGAAAAAGATAATTATTTTACCGAAGCTTCCGGTAAAATGAGTTTTATTCAACTGTTGAATTTGTGTCTAACAATCGAATGAAAGACTGTGCACTGGTTTGTTGTATTAGATTCTTTATCAATAAAGGCTGCTCACTAATTGTTGAAATTTCTCTAAACAAGTCACAAGTACTTCCTTTCTCCTGATTCCCAATTGCGAGAAGAAACACTAGATTCACTTGATCTTCTCCCCATTCAATCGGCTTTTTCAAAACAGCAATTGCAATAGCCGATTTACGAATAAGGTTAGGATTACCATGTGGAATAGCCATTCCAGATCCGATTGCTGTTGAAGATGCTCGCTCTCTTATAATTGCATTGTGTGCATATTCCTTTTCCACAAATCCTGCGTGGTATAAAGCGTTAGAAAGTTCCTCAATGACTTTAAAACGATGGCCTCCATTATCCTTCATAAAAACAAGATCAGACTGTAGATAGTTGGAAAACACATCATTACGTCGTTCTGCACGTATCGACTCATCCATTTTCAGAATAAACGATTCTAACTTACTTTCCTCCTCCGTATTTAAGAGTGGAGAAATCACGATGTGAGGAACATCTTGCCTATCCAACTCTAAAGTTGAAATAATTAAGTCAACTTGCTGTAGGTTGAGAAAATCATTTAGAGATGTTCGACCAATACAATCAAGAATTGTTAATGAAGCGAATTTACGTTCAAGTTTCGTCCGCAGAAGTTGTGACATGCCTACACCAAGATGACAAACAATGACTGCACTTTTCGTTTTCCCTCGATGGGAATTCAACCGTTCAACAGCTGCTTCAAAATGAAGGGTTAAATAGGCTATTTCATCTTCAGGAATAGATAATTGGTGCTTACGGCTCTGTTCTTCTATTATCTGGATTAATAAATCAAATAAATAAGGATACATTCTCTTAATGTCTTGAAGCATTGGATTCGTCACTGAGAGACCATATTGGATTCGATTTAATGCAGCGTAGAGGTGCACGCGAAGTCCTTCCATGAGAGTATCATCAGCGTCAAAGGAGAGCGACGTCATCTCAGTCATTCTGCTGATTAATTCTTGCCCCAGTCTCTCTACTTCTGGCTGTCTAAGCATTAATGAATCGGAACCACCATAACTTCGTTTAGCCCCAATTAAATGAAGAGCCAGATAGGCGATCTCACCCATAGGAAAATGTACAACAAAGATAATTTCAAGCCTTTTTAGAAGAGCTTGTGACCAATTAAATTCCGAATACTTTTTGATTTGTTCCTCTTCCTCGTCAGTCATTTGAATTGGATGTCGAAGTTTTGTCCTTTTTATTGTGAAGAGCGTATGATACAAGAGATTTGTATGAGAATCATCCGTATAAGTAATCGATTGCTGGACTTGAAGATTTCGCAATTCCTTCTCAACTATTTCAATTTCATAAGAAGTAAATTGCTTCTTCAAAAAAGGGCTACTTAATGAATCGTTTTGTACAAGGGTTCCCAGGTTTACCAGCGCTCTTCGCCGTGACTTCTCACTTCCTTCAATCATCAGCCCAACCTTTTGCCTGGATCGCAACGTTAAATTCATTTCTTCTAACCAGCGGCCAATTCGTTCCAACTCTTTTCGTAGAGTTGATCGATTTATAAAGTGCCTCATTGCAAGGTGTTGTAATGTGGTTGGTTCTTTCACCATTAACAACTCATACGTGATTTCAAGTATTCTTTCGCTTTGCGACAATGCTACGTTCTCATCATTAGTAGAAATAAGATTTTGATACAACTTTCCTCGCTCATATTCTGCTATTTCAAGAAGTATCCCTTGTCCGGGTTTTCGCGTTAAAGAGCCAGTTGTTTCCCTTTCAATATATGGCTGTATCACATCAAGATCATTGCGAATTGTTTTATCCGAACAGCTGAGACGATCAGCTAAGTCTTTTACAACCAGAAGTTCGTCTTGATGCTCTAATAGAATTCGAAGTAATTCATTCTGTCTATCGTTCATGTTTTCACCTACTTTAGATG harbors:
- a CDS encoding PTS fructose transporter subunit IIABC, with the protein product MKLLAITSCPNGIAHTYMAAENLQKAADKMGVDMKVETQGSIGVENKFTEKDIQEADGIIIAADKTVEKDRFVGKKVLVVGVQEGIRKPEELIKKHQNGEVPVFQSSGGKSIDEYKKEKKDKQNPIYRHLMNGVSYMIPFIVVGGLLIAIALTIGGKPTESGLVIPEDSFWKTIEQLGGASFTFMIPILSGFIAYSIADRPGLAPGIIGGYIAANGSFYGSEAGAGFIGGIIAGFLAGYVALAIKKMKVPKSVQPIMPIIIIPVFASLIVGLVFVFIVGAPVAQVFVTLTDWLAGMQGTSSILLAVILGAMISFDMGGPVNKVAFLFGAAMIGEGNYEIMGPIAAAICIPPIGMGLATFLKKRKYEEAERETGKASFTMGLFGITEGAIPFAAQDPLRVIPSIMAGSITGSVIAMMGNVGDRVAHGGPIVAVLGAIDNVLMFFVAVIAGAFVTAILVNLLKKDAVMEVAGTGVQVDVDSNIEEKSLQSNQAASAIGEISKLTDITNQKLIDTNLKGSTRDDVIDEMIAKLEKEGVLDSSSLFREAIISRENESSTGIGMNIAIPHGKSSAVREPRVVFGVKREGIDWNSLDGTEARLIFMIAVPKESEGDAHLKILQMLSRQLMDDEFRQKLLGVKTTEEAYRLLDQIN
- a CDS encoding BglG family transcription antiterminator, producing MNDRQNELLRILLEHQDELLVVKDLADRLSCSDKTIRNDLDVIQPYIERETTGSLTRKPGQGILLEIAEYERGKLYQNLISTNDENVALSQSERILEITYELLMVKEPTTLQHLAMRHFINRSTLRKELERIGRWLEEMNLTLRSRQKVGLMIEGSEKSRRRALVNLGTLVQNDSLSSPFLKKQFTSYEIEIVEKELRNLQVQQSITYTDDSHTNLLYHTLFTIKRTKLRHPIQMTDEEEEQIKKYSEFNWSQALLKRLEIIFVVHFPMGEIAYLALHLIGAKRSYGGSDSLMLRQPEVERLGQELISRMTEMTSLSFDADDTLMEGLRVHLYAALNRIQYGLSVTNPMLQDIKRMYPYLFDLLIQIIEEQSRKHQLSIPEDEIAYLTLHFEAAVERLNSHRGKTKSAVIVCHLGVGMSQLLRTKLERKFASLTILDCIGRTSLNDFLNLQQVDLIISTLELDRQDVPHIVISPLLNTEEESKLESFILKMDESIRAERRNDVFSNYLQSDLVFMKDNGGHRFKVIEELSNALYHAGFVEKEYAHNAIIRERASSTAIGSGMAIPHGNPNLIRKSAIAIAVLKKPIEWGEDQVNLVFLLAIGNQEKGSTCDLFREISTISEQPLLIKNLIQQTSAQSFIRLLDTNSTVE
- a CDS encoding ATP-grasp domain-containing protein, with translation MTKIWFNRWFTTVAHYIELIRNNDDRMKFEIYGSHPNRDALYLQYCDQAFVEPDISGEAYIDYCLQVCIEKRIDVFVPRKENVLISQNLLRFHEIGVKVLVCDAELMALMDNKAAMYQSITEREEEKGIPLVPIPDYVVVNNVHDFRKAYDFLVKKGHTVCFKPVIGEGANGFRVIKEGQETIEELLTEGISRRISFEHACSILSQEETFPELMVLEFLEGFEYSIDCLAYDGELHLAIPRKKVEGRVRELEDNKALLDLARALHNEYNIDFISNIQVKFSNGIPKLLEINPRMAGGLNISCLSGVNIPYEAIKLLLHGNHETQPLSPALGIRASHIEKEVILT
- a CDS encoding VWA domain-containing protein, encoding MTGRFIENANFFHIKDIDRMCYEVLYNCLLNEFPDWLILPLRSNKPL